The Stigmatella aurantiaca DW4/3-1 genome contains the following window.
ATCGGACGCATCCTCACCGTGCTGACCCTGGGGGCCGCCCTCTGCTTCGCACCCTTACTGCGAGTGGATCATTTCCTGGCCTTGCTGGGCACCCTGGCCGCCTTTGCCGCCTTCTCCTCGTCCATCACCCCCATGGTCGACAGCCTGGCCCTCAACCGCGTGGCCCAGGCAGGTGGCAGCTATGCACACCTGCGGCTCTTCGGCTCGATGGGCTTCGTGGTGATCACCACCACCTTCGGGTTGTTGGCGCAGCGCGTAGATCGACGCGTCGTGGCAGTGCCGCTGGTGCTCCTGGGGGTGCTGGCCCTCTGGAGCCTTACCTTGCATGGCCGCGCTTCGGCTGGCGCTTCGCGTCATCCCCTTGCGGGCATCCAACTGCTGAAGGAGCACAAGGATCTGCGCTGGATGCTGGCGGCCACCTGCCTGCACTGGATGGCCTGCACGCCGTACAACGGGATGCTGGCCATCCACGTCCTGGCGCTCCACTTGCCCCCGTCCGTGGTGGGACTCTCGGCGGGAACCGCCGTGACGGCGGAGGTGGCGGCGATGCTCCTGTATCCGCGCTTCGCCGATCGCATCGCCCCCCGGCACCTGCTCGGGCTGGCCTTCGTCCTGAGCGCCGTGCGCTGGATCGGCATGGCCTTCGTCACCTCCGCGGTCCCCCTGGTCGCGCTCGCGCTTCTCCACTCGATGACCTTCGGGGTCTTCTACGTCGCCAGCGTCGCCTTCATGGCCCGCCGCATTCCCCACCACCTGCGGGCCACCGGGCAGGGGCTGTTCTCCGCGATCACGATCGGCATCGGGGGGTTGGTGGGCTCCGCCGCCTCCGGCGTGGGCTACTCGCTGCTCGGAGGAGGCCATGGCCTCTTCGCCGTGGCCGCAGGGCTGGAGATCGTGGCCGCGCTGCTCGTCCTTCAGGTATCCCCCCCGCCGAACCCGCCGCCGGGAGAGGCTCCCGTGCAGGCCCCCGCTCCGTGATACCCTGGCGCCGATGCGTCCCGTACTGCTCGCACTTGCCCTCGTGCTGGTCTCCCAGCACGCCTCCGCCCAGATCTTCAATCCGGGTGCACCTCCGTCCTTCAAGGACGCGGAGCTGGACAAACGCTTCGCGAAATCGAAGCTGAACCAGGCGCTGACGAACGGGACGCAGGACGCCAACTGCGCCCAGGTCGTCGGCGGCTTGATGACCCTGCTGGGAGAGACCGCCCCCTACATCCACAAGCGCGACGAGAACTTCTATCTGGATCCGGTCCTCGTCCAGGCGCTCAACACCCAGCTGTCCAACCCCCGCTTCCCGGGCACGGCCTACTTCATCGCCATGCTCCGCCGGGTGCTCATCGACCAGAAGCTGTCCCAGGACTGGCTCGACACGGCGGCCGCGCTGACCCCGTATGCGCCAGCCGTGGACCTGGGCAAGCTGAGGTTCCTCGCCGATGGGGTGAATCCCATCGACAGCTTCCTGCTCACCCTGCCCCTGCTGCGCGAGCGCTACGAGATCGAAGTGGTGCGCGCCAATGCCACCGCCGCCAGCACCGCCGAGGCCCTCTTCCGAGACACCTACGTCGACCGGGAAGTCGTCTTCGGGGGGCTCGAGTTCCTCGACGCCCTGCGCGAGAAGAAGAAGAAGCCGAAGAAGAAGAAGCGCGGCGAGCCGGTCGATGACGAGCCCCCCGCCTTGATTGCCCGGCTCGTCTGGTACCCGGTGAATCCGAACGCCAACTCGATCTCGATGTTCGGCGCCCCCGTCGAGAAGCCCAAGGGGGTGCCCATCTCCGCCCGGCTGAAAGAGCAGCAGTACGTGAACCTCGATCAGATTCCCAAGGGGACCCGGCTGCTCGTGCGAGGCCGCTTCTGGGAGTACAAGAAGGGCATCACCGAGGTGGAGCTCCGCGACGCGCAGCTCTTCCTGGACCGGGACTGGTCCCAGTTCCCCGTGCTGGTGGATCCGAATGCCACCGCCGCCTGCCCCCTGGCCATCAACGAGCTGACCGGCACCGCCCCCGTCCAGCCTGGAGGCTTCGGCCAGAGCCGCTGAGCACCGTCTCCGTTCCGGACGCCCATCCACGCCTGGAACGGCCTCCCCGGGGACGCGCCCTTCGGTGAGCGCATGGCACGGCCCGTGCTCTTCGCCGGGGCTGA
Protein-coding sequences here:
- a CDS encoding MFS transporter, encoding MTPPQVAGRTSLAVFYFLYFGTVGITQPFLPAYLRSLDLSTAQVGFLLALSPLMSLITPPLWGHLADRTGQIGRILTVLTLGAALCFAPLLRVDHFLALLGTLAAFAAFSSSITPMVDSLALNRVAQAGGSYAHLRLFGSMGFVVITTTFGLLAQRVDRRVVAVPLVLLGVLALWSLTLHGRASAGASRHPLAGIQLLKEHKDLRWMLAATCLHWMACTPYNGMLAIHVLALHLPPSVVGLSAGTAVTAEVAAMLLYPRFADRIAPRHLLGLAFVLSAVRWIGMAFVTSAVPLVALALLHSMTFGVFYVASVAFMARRIPHHLRATGQGLFSAITIGIGGLVGSAASGVGYSLLGGGHGLFAVAAGLEIVAALLVLQVSPPPNPPPGEAPVQAPAP